Sequence from the Festucalex cinctus isolate MCC-2025b chromosome 21, RoL_Fcin_1.0, whole genome shotgun sequence genome:
CCTGAACAGGGTCCCTCTCCTTTAAGCAGCAAGAGCTATGATATGAGTTCTAAATAATATTGTATTGAGTTAAAAGCCGCCTAAATAATCATCAGACACCTGTTATAGGTAGGACGATAATATTATGGCAGTCTGGTTTCAGTCCTACTCCGATTAGGTTTAGTGCTCAGCCATGTGGGAGCAGTGCTGACAACCTATTTTCAAGGCTCTTTTCAAAAATGCCAAAAGTGTAAAATGACAGGAAATGATATTGATTCACTGACTGATCTAGATTGCTTCTTCTGTTTGGTTTTATTGAATGTCAGAACTGTCTTGTAGCGTTCTCCATTTTGACATCCGCGTTACAATGGATGGCTGTTCATAATGTTTGGGACAGGAACTTTGCCCACTGACCATTCTTTtgtaatattgagacacttttCTAGACATCTGAATTAATCTCTTTGGATAAATCCTTATGTTTCCATCACTGTTTCTCagcattaaaagcagcacatctgttaaaaacaagtcaggttgatttctatttgtgcagttctagcaccctctgatggctagtttttttttagtgctgtttaattttcacaaggcatgttttggcccttcttgtttaaatatctatttttttcataaattctaaagaaaatggaattttaaaggctattttttttttgtattttgctgttttcttgaaatgtactccgcatgaatttaaaattatttttcttaaatttatgaaagacctgacttattgcactttaaagacaattcagaatattttaaagtttatatttacaattattgaattgaattatgAAACTATTTATCTcacccttgctgatgtcaatgtttgtgtaacatttaACTGAATAtaacacgtgttactttcattaataaactaaatcatattCTGCCTCCGTAAAATATACTTTAGAActtatttgtggagtttttatcatgtcgttgacatttaactcattcactaccagcaactccattcactcccgactttactggattttgactgattttgcaatctgtttccattttgcagcaattatcattcaaatatagctaagtataattaattattcacaaatctgtttaaaacactggggaaaagagccttttgcaacatggccctggttgatctcttacactctgctgccacctgctggccgttttttggaataaatacCATTGCTTTATGTGTCCTCTTCAGGTCacgagctgcatcaaagccttctgtatgttctagcaaaaatgtgtttttggaccATAGCAATATTTACAGtagaacgtttttatatgttttttttgggatcatatgagttaagaagatttgatgttccataattaatcgatatcggattgaactgaagtgatttgaatcaaaataaaaaatcgaatcaaactaaactcttgtgaatcagaattaaaaaaaaaaaaaaaaaaaaaaaaaagggcactcagcCTGGCCTCAAAATATGTGAATGATACACAAAGTTTACTCAAAGATGCCCATTGTCAGAAAGCTTGCTTTTAACCACAGTTCGTCCTTCaaaaggataaaagaaccaAATCactaaaaatatgacaaaacccGAAAGAACATCAACACACTGTCTCTGCTGCTTACCTTTTAGTGCACAGATGGCAGATTGATTTGAAAGGGTTCTGGTGGTACAACCTAGAGAAACGACCACATTTATCTGTCTTTTTGTAGGAGTTCTTTGAGAATCCAGCATTCAGGCCCGATGGTTTAAAGCTGTACCCGACTTTGGTGATCCGGGGCACAGGCCTATATGAGCTGTGGAAGACTGGCCGCTACAAGAGCTACACACCCAGCACCTTGGTCGACCTGGTGGCCCGAATCCTGGCGCTGGTGCCGCCCTGGACACGGGTTTATCGTGTGCAGAGGTAAGTGCCATTTATttaacaatatgttaatattgtaGACGTTCTAGTATTTTTGTTACTTTAACTTTATTTTTACCCATGCAAATACCCCGGTCAGGATCTTCCTTTTCGGAAATAATTTGCTTCGTCTCCACCCACTAGGGACATCCCAATGCCGTTGGTGAGCTCTGGAGTGGAACACGGAAACCTGCGAGAGTTGGCACTAGCCAGGATGAAGGATATGGGCACTGAGGTGAGACGCCCCTATTAAACTAAAAGACTAAAAAAAGGAGTCCAAACACTCAACCGGGATCACCAAAGACTTCAGAGCATATATCAAATTGATGCTAACTGCGGAATTTGCCTGAGCTGCTGTGGTAGGGGAAGAGGACAGATTTATAAACCTGACGAGAATAGATCAGAACCAATGGAGCGTAGGATAGAAGTGAAGTACCTCCCCCGAGTTCATTTCGATTGATAACACCTGCACCATCACACTCCCTAGGACCTGCTGGCAACCTCCAACATTCATCAGGCAACTTTGCCTTTCGTCCCTGTTTTACTTCTTCACTTACATAGCAAATCCACGCGAAAACATGAAATGTACTGCTTTCCTTATACTGAGTCAGCAGTATTTCAAAGTCTCATTTGAATGCAGTGATGCATACTTGTACCAAGTTAAAATAttaaacaggggtgtcaaaattagtccgTTAATCTTAAGTGatgaatttaaagttcctttaacgccacaattttttttttttaacaggcgaTTAATGGCCGCCCCTTACTTGAAAAGGctttactgggggaattccagttgcaacgccaaaatttagcagtaataaatttaataataatgcatatatttgtggagactggggtcaagttgtattttataattgtaaaaatgtgcagaatttcacaagttacttcatgcaggtgcaacatggccttgactgatctcttatactctgctgccacctgctggtcgttttattaaataattaccattgctttaagccatctcttcatgtcagagaaaaaaacaaaaatatgtttttgggagtgaagtattataaaacatgtttgcacgtttttgggtttgaatgagttaaactaagACCACAAATATCCCATCCCTTGTGTATATCCTATTTATGTTACATTTGTGTGCAGTGTCGAGATGTCCGTACCAGAGAAGTGGGCATTCGGGAGATTCACCACAAAGTTCGACCCTACCAGGTAAGTGATCATCCACAGGATGTCAGATGAACATACCAATGTTATCTGGTATGTTCAGGTGGAGCTCGTGCGGAGGGATTACGTGGCCAACGGTAGCTGGGAGACCTTCCTCTCCTACGAGGATCCCGAGCAGGACATTCTGATCGGACTACTGCGTCTGCGCCGATGCTCCCCGCAGTCGTTCCGACCGGAGctgaaagggggcgtgtccaTCGTCCGCGAGCTGCACGTGTACGGCAGCGTGGTCCCTGTCAGTAGCAGGGACCCCAGCAAGTTTCAACATCAGGTACACAAGCCAAAAACTGATGCGGATACTCTTGTGGTGGATGTGTAGTTTAACGGAGCTGGTTGATCTTGGTTCAATTAGGGATTCGGGATGATGTTGATGGAAGAAGCGGAGAGAATTGCCAGGGATGAACATGGCTCCTACAAATTGGCGGTCATTTCAGGTGAGAATTTAAAGCACAGTTTAAGTCAATTTATCAGTCAATTTATTTAAAAGCACGCATCGATTCATTAGGTTGGCAATACTCAGTCCTAAACGAGTTGCCATTGTTTTTCGTCTCCTTTCCAGGTGTAGGAACAAGGAACTACTACAGGAAGATGGGCTATGAACTGGAAGGACCCTATATGGTTAAGCTTCTATAAGAACGCAGATTGGACTGAACATGAACTTTGTCTTAATCCGCGTAATCAGACGGCACACGGACACAgaattttattgcattttttttgggtgatgaTTATTTTCACGACTTTTTAGCTTTGTTTTCATCGTAGGTCATTCTGAGGGCTTGGTTGTTTTGAGATGCGATATTATGGCTGAATGACGATATTCCATATCTGGTATCTGCCAATGCGAGTAAAGTTTAAACGGACAGATATACGGGATGCTGACAGTTTATCCGATGTTGCCCATTTTATGACTTATGTGGTGTGACCAAAATGAAATAACcaatttgggatttttattttgaaatatatttaaagACAAAAATCCATGAGAGCTACTATCGGGTTTGTGTCTCACAACTATGGAAAAAACTTTTTCTCCTTTTGTTCATAAAACATTTTGTATAgaacacaaaataaattgatttatataaataaaaaattattaataggCATCTGTCAGTCATGTGCCTTATGTTTCTGTTCATTAAACGACCAGTATCAGCCGCCATCACCCATGCCTAATTAAATATGGTCTACATACATATGCGACACAAAAGGTATGTCAAgttttaaataagcaaaataatTGCAGCATGTGGGCATAAGCGTGATATGGAGGTTTCTCTTATTTAAATCGGTAGGTGGAAACCCCAATAATTTATGTATTAACATAAGCAGTTcaattaatggatggatgttgttgaTGGTGGAGTACTTCCGTGCTATTTGAGCATCTGCCATGCGGGTTGTTGTTGTGTCACTTATCATTTTTGAAATTATTAAATCGGAATTGAGTACTTCTTAAGTCTAAACGGAAAATATAATGCCATTTGCTCCCCAGCCAATAATACGGACACATAATTCGAATATTCTTCATTTGGTCAGGGTGAGCCGCCAGGTTAAACATCACACTGAAGAGAGGCCATTATGCGACGAGTGGTTATTAATATTGGACGGGAAGAATGTCCTGACCTGCTAACTGTTATGTGATtataccattttgatttatatgTGACTATTTAGGCCACCTAAATTGGTTCCCGTCATTCCTTTAATCCGATTTCATGGATGTATAAGAGTAGTTTTGATAAATGTAAAccttatttatatttgttttttaaataataaaatggaaaGTATCGTGACATCATGATTTATGAGTTCACAGATGTTATTAGATGTGAATgtcaaacaccccccccccactgctCCCCAAAAAGGTCATTCACCTCTGAGATGAgatccaacccccccccccgatgACGAGGATGCCAACCCTGCAGGACATCGTCAATGATTGCCCTATAAGAGTGTTTTAGTGGCTCATTGGACACACAGCCTCCGCAATTACAACTCCATCCGTTTTCTGTCTATTGAAAATTGACTGATTGCTGTGTGGAGCCACATTTCTTGGAAGGCCTTTGTCATAGGAACAATAAAGCACTAATTCCTCACGCGTCGACCTACACTATGTCTCATATAGGTCCCAATTGAAGGAGGGGGGGTGGGAACAGCCGTGGCGTAATTTCCTGCATGCGGCGCTCGTGTCGTGACTGCTGTTGCAGCCCTGACGCATTGAGCTTTCGGGCCACATTCACACTTTCTCTCCCCAACTCTCGCTCGGTGCTTATCGGCTGTGAAATGGCAAAGGACTTTCCCTCCCACCCTTCTCAGTcttgctgagtttttttttttttcttgtacaggAGCCACTTTGGTTTAATCTTCTCTGCAACACTCGCTCGCAGACGTAGAGCGGGTTGTGCTACTCCAGTGGTTCCCAACCTTGTTTGTCTGGTGTGGTGCAGAACCTTTTTGTTATACCATGAGTACCCCATCACTCAGGAGTGTTGATTCTTAAAAAGTAGCTCAGcagattattaaattaaaatcattttattttgactCCTTAATTTGTCATtgccttctttctttttttttttttgctcaaattaaacacgtaaataaatgttggcttgaaaataatgaaaatacatcaaaataaataaacctgcCTTTGTTTAATGTAACTCTTATATTTActacaaaaaaagaatgttaCTCATTTGAACAAGTCCTACCTGTATTGTGActcgttttgggctttttgatggttctgaccaagtcatttcaaaataagatagcCGTCAAATAATCAGGCCCAGCCTCATAaatgtatgtttgacacccctggtgtacacTGAGTAAGTACATTTGTGAGAAAAGTGAgacgaaattattattattatttttcccagtaAAGCTTTTTGCAATTTGCAAATTCATCTACAttagatactttttttcccttctgaAAAACTGTTCTTTACCTGTatatgctgtttttgtgctcaCGCCGAAGCACCGTCCAATATGAAAGAAAGTATTGCTTTGGCATCATTTTGTGGGAACActacttgaaagatgagtgaaaacgTTTGCGTTGTCTGGCACTTGTCGGAGTTGTTTTTTGattaacgtgtggcagtaaaagagttaaacatttaaaagtacAGCCTAATTCAGTTAACCAATTTgtcaataacattttatttaggATTTTATTTGCTGCTGTCTAAATTATATCCATGTTTCAGTTCTGAGGTTTGAGGTTCAAGGTTCAGAACTCAGGTCTTACTGCAAAATTTCTCATTCTCAACCCTTGTGGTGACAAAAGGGAAGATGGACTCACATGGCAAGCGAAGGATGACAGCTCCCAGTCTGGTCAACAGCAGCACTTCCCGATAAACTAAGCAGCCACAATCACCTTGAATCGTTTGAGGCGGCCTTGCTTTCCCCGCTTATCTGCACTATTATTTACTCATGGAGGAAGCGCTGCAGTCAATCGGCTCCGCGGGCAATGTTTCCGCCATGGCTGTGGCTATTAGGAGCGCTTTGTCTCAGCGGGAGTCCTCTTTCAGAGCGCCGCGCACTCTGGACTCCAGCTGGTCCGCTACGGGCCGGGAATCCGGGTTTGCGGCGAGCATGTCGAAAAGCAGGCCGCACATGGCCGGGCCGGGAGGGGCGGGCAGCGGGCCTGCTCTTTTCGACTTCATGGGGATGCACAGCTGGAGGTCGGCGTTCTCCCACAAAGCTTCGCCCAGTGGCATCAACCAGCGACCCTTGCACACGTAGGCGCCTAAAGGGGAAAcataagcaaaaaataataaatcatcatCAAAGGGAAAATACGTTTGTTGAGCCATTATGGCTTAAATGTGACTGCATATGTGTCCGAAAAAGGCAACTAAAACATCTGAACTTCATTTGGAGTTAACAAAAGAAATGCATGAATAAATTACTTTCTAACCAATCTCCTGACTTGtgcataccttttaaaaagaagGTCACTCATTGTCGATTAATTGATGACTAATCGATAATCATTTTTTGATAATCGAGAAATGGTTTACATATCTTTCCAGCTCCTCAACAGTAAAATATTGTCAGAGttctgtagtcctccatgaaagcggactgattatctttgttttgaagcaaaataaaacaattgcttTCACTTTGGAAAGCAACTATCGCTTTTGCCGTTTTTCCTCTCGTTACAGACCAAACGAGTAGCGGAAACAAAATTCATGTTTGtacactgtcaatttgaaataatgtcctattttaaaaaaaaaatggatagcaccgtaggttttttgttttttttttccctttcctttCATCgattagtaaaaaaataatgtgggtggcacggtgaatgactggttagcacgtccgcctcccagtactgaggactcgggttcgagtccaggctccggccttcctgggtggagtttgcatgttctccccgtgcccacgtgggtcttctctggtctcctcccacattccaaagacatgcattgcaGGTTaaatgggcgctccgaattgtccctaggtgtgcttgtgagtgcggatggttgttcgtctctgtgtgccctgtgattggctggcaaccagtccagggtgtacaccaCCTACtgctcaaagtcagctgagataggctccagcaccccccgcgacccttgtgaggaataagcggtcaagaaaatggatggatagaaattAGTAAAGGTGGAAAAGGTGATGATGGGCTCTCACTTTCTCAAACCCAGTAGCCAGCCTGCCAAGCGATGCGGAAAAGTGAAGTGCCAAAACACAGTGACTTTATATGAATATCCATGACTACATGCTCTTTCTTTTTCAAAGTCAAATACTATAAATGTGTGACTATTGAAAAAGGAAAGAGTCAAGTGGCAGAGCATTTTCTCCATCTGTGAAATGCCTCCAGCCGCGTCTCCCATTATCTGCCTGACAAAGAGGATTGCGATCTGCTAAATTCCATTTTGCCTCTTTTCTTTCTTGGGATGCAACGGAAATCTCTCTCCCCCTCCAATCGTAACCATTTGTATCCAGCCTAATAAGCATCACTGACCCGTGGGAGGTTTTAATGTAGACACTAAAGTTGAGGATAATGGTTCATATCAGCCCGCCACCAGGTTGATTTTGGCCGGAAAGACTTtctgaaaaaatatgaaacgtTTGCGTCAGAACCCTTTCATCACTGGGCAGAAGTGGGCCCTGCGCTGTCATAAAAATATAAAGGTCAAATTTCCTTGGGCTGTTACATCAAAACTCATACGGCTTCAAGGctaattacaaaaaacaaacaccagctTACATGCATTTTTCATTAAGTTttaattaatcttcattaatgtagaacctgataaaaaaaaaaaaaaaaaagaccgtttGTATTCATGAATTCTATTACCATCGTCAAATTGTTATCTGGGATTCCCACGGCAACAGGCGAGGcagacgcacgcacacgcactcacTCACTGTCGTCTTGAATTAAGAGGGACAGTGCCGCTTTAATCCTCTCAAAATTTTCAACCATCCCTCATCTTGCTGCATGCCGTTTACATTAACGATTCATCGGCCATGCTTGACGAACGCATGATGTATGGTATCTGACACTTTTAATATGTCGCAGTTAATGGAGTCAAGCTCGATTCAGTGCGCCGCATCACCAACCTGTACgatcacacacgcgcacgcaaccTTTTTGACCTCCCCGTTGAGGCTCTGCCTGGTAAAGCAGGATACGCACATACTGATTTTCTTTCTTGTTGTATGGGGTGTATTCATTgtgatttttccattttgtgatTTTTGCACTGTCGAGTGTAATGAATAATTAATGTGTCTCAAGTCATTCCCCTCACTTAAAATGACAAGAATAGTTTGCCGATGCAATGTAGTTACCAGATAATCTAACAATTATCACCTAACTTCTATttcttctttgcattttgcagcAGTCTGAATGTCCTGTGGTtccatgctgcctctcacaggtcagccTTTGTACTACGATGAGGTGCCAAAAttaaattgattaatcgacaactaactGATCGAAATAATCGACAcgtactttaactcattcactcccagccattttcctcTTCTCTCAcagctcttttactggattttgactgatttcgcaaagcccacagaatattgtgttctattgctataaaaacatggaacctaccaaaataaatattagagtctcttctttcatcaggaaaaagaagtatatttgtatcagtttccgttttgcatcaattagcataagaatatagctaagtttaatcaatatttaCAGTACTGCTGAAAACAGtcaaaaagaacttgttgcaacatggccctggctgatctcttatactctgctgctacctgctggccatttgtaaaaactaccattgttttaagccattcttcatgtcagaagctgtatcaaagctttctgtatgctcttgcattaaaaaaacaaaaacaaaaacaaaaaaacttgtaaatacgtttttgggagtgaaggacaaagtactaaaaaaacgtatttacacgttttggggtttgaatgagttaataatcaagtaatcgttaGAGCAATTTTTGAACTTAAAATTGTCCTAATCCTGATTCACCCACTCAATATTAATTAGTCTTTGATTTTTGTAGTCCTTAATGATAGCAGataaattatctttttttgtgtaattaaaataagacatttgaaaacataatgcttttactttatttttatttgtataactTTCAAAAAGGTGAGTATGTGTTCTTCATGTGATATAgcttaattgttgttttttacaaaagGTTGAATATTACTCGGTAGAAAATGGTTTTGTAATACACAAATGCAAAATCTTTGATTTATTGATGGatttaatcgattctaaaaatatttgatagtgacagccctaactaaaacaaacatttgggtTCAAGTATGTTGATCTTGTATGCTTTACATTATCTCGAGGACACAACGCACAAAAAGAAGACCAGTAAGATTCCACTCGCCAATTTTTTCCTTATATGTTGGCTCACTCACGTTTTAAAAATCAGCAGGTTTAAGACAATTATTATCCTACATGTAACTAACTACCATGCATGCAAATGGATTAGAATACTGGTGTACAATGTACACCACGCCATCTTATTAAAGCACAATTTCTGCCCATTGTTGACTCACCAAGTTGTTCCTGTGTGGTTCCTTCCTCCAGGAAGGTGAGTCTCTCCAGGACGGCCCAAAACATCACACCTAGCGAGAAGATGTCTGCCTGAGCTGTATAGGTCAGTCCACCCCAAACCTCTGGAGCCATGTAAAAGTCTGAGCCGCAAATGGAAGAGAAGTGCTTCCTGgtcaggtttccatccaccACACCCTCACTCATCTTACTCAGACCAAAGTCAGCCACCTATGTAGACATTAATAAGACACAGTACATGGATTATGTATTGGAAAATACATTAAAAGTCATATTAAAATGTCTCCTTGCATTTGATGTACTTTTATCTATAATTGTTATTCCTATCTAAGACCCAATATttgatatttataaatatatttatccaATAACAGAAATGTACCTTAAAAATAGGGCCTTTCGGTGTAACGCTGACGAGCACATTGTCAGGTTTGAGGTCTCGATGGATGAGACCGAGATTATGCAGGAAGGCCACGGCACTGCTGAGCTGCTGCACCACACTCTGGTTCCCATGAGCGTCCGGTGGCCTGGAGAGCAGGTACTGATTCAAGTCGCCTCCGTCACAGTACTCCATCACGAGCCAGAGGGCCGAGCAGCGCAGGCATCCTGTCTGCTCATCCTCTCTCTCGGACAGCCTCTTTCTGGATCTATTTGAAGGCCGTTTTGGAGTTGAAGGATAAGGAGAGTTTGATGCAAGAGTGTTGGTCCTGTCTTGAAGTCTGGACATGGATTTAGCCCTGCTTTGAGTGTTAAACTGGGAAACTCTTTCTTGCCCAACACTTCCTTTAAGCACACTTTCAA
This genomic interval carries:
- the LOC144010428 gene encoding serine/threonine-protein kinase pdik1l-B yields the protein METLYTLEKEVGRGSYGVVFEGHIAKTGQKVAIKRLPCKDPECIELYLQELWAMRATAKNHVNVIALHSCLLQTGRRSLKPLRKGKLPLHLVESVLKGSVGQERVSQFNTQSRAKSMSRLQDRTNTLASNSPYPSTPKRPSNRSRKRLSEREDEQTGCLRCSALWLVMEYCDGGDLNQYLLSRPPDAHGNQSVVQQLSSAVAFLHNLGLIHRDLKPDNVLVSVTPKGPIFKVADFGLSKMSEGVVDGNLTRKHFSSICGSDFYMAPEVWGGLTYTAQADIFSLGVMFWAVLERLTFLEEGTTQEQLGAYVCKGRWLMPLGEALWENADLQLCIPMKSKRAGPLPAPPGPAMCGLLFDMLAANPDSRPVADQLESRVRGALKEDSR